A window of the Cheilinus undulatus linkage group 21, ASM1832078v1, whole genome shotgun sequence genome harbors these coding sequences:
- the camsap3 gene encoding calmodulin-regulated spectrin-associated protein 3 isoform X3: protein MGDSPTMRKTFVVPDIKPLDLYDCTKAKICASVGWLLAKSYGSAENVPAELRDPFYCDQYEQEHLKPPVTRLLQSSELYCRTYSLIQGGTGVETQPKDNAALVQLLTQRGLLSKEQDTPVTDADLQHKPIKMSAHLAVIDALMAVGAMETVTTVKSCSSAKLLGGASSWEDALLHWVNELNQKLSESNEAAQNDTSQAITEPQPVQPSCPTRWYWKLVPLRYRKDKIQSKQKPIFPVVNEVKDLSSGCAVAAVIHYYCPGLLRLEDVCMKDSMSVADSLYNLQFIKEFCDSCLRSCCHLALEDMLYAPPELQLNLLSFLAELLSWFEVQKPEFVQPIDTLSGSTSVTPSSLSGNSTSPSIFKKPFLPISSPASEGVGKTWSKRPLSRPLSAVSFSIPFGLDSDVDIVMGNPVITRSVSSDQLNPAGQNMTRVPFTPPEDLSHLLSKPPGPNGPQRASWATQTPSIPRLAEENGLVASETGELPTIEEALQIIHNESKMEPRLHPDGAPDGFYLHSPDDPASSRHKNNLAPISCSAPTRSGMMYRPAGESREPTRTRNASECSRDDDSVLRDGSVDSDASEDLPKAQSTPSTPAAGSQSSSGQGKETSDSGVKMTSFAERKKKQIIDSPKASDPSTPQMTTWAQKSEESPNKSPQLNNEMSELGVRLEEKRKAIEAQKKRIEAIFAKHRQRLGKSAFLQLKKEQQEDEGKEDGGNGQTSTSSTEEDLSRLTLEERLARMEEEEQQEQDEQRPSVEDEGNIKGGPIMKKPVSHSKEKAGTPGDKGPGTPGEKMVAPLGDYNNAVSKLTAALSSLQNDMQRLTEQQNQLMKKKATASSNKSWVIPASPKTSMPAPPHARISRESTRDLNSTSSSPSPSRKITDHTTPPKSPRVQRRAQSVPPKSPKHHQHSRPLDLKTPTLTRVLNPPQNVDRIPHLRRINPWQSQVQTSSSFSIGDSESLDDLRSTGPSPLTTPTLTPVPTPIPTLRPAADDALSEVGSIDDHSIFSMDLETGPSHSPAARKEEISGGGSSSGAASECSFESDAPAGLLNGKRSSLIEISLSALRGDGEEDDQVPDVFSDAMSDRTEQDLRGGVGFFFKDDKERPEDEMAQRRAALLEKQQKRAEEMKRRKLEQEKEKESNKPQWMIIEGWGNKGEERPQTPGTPPPSRTPPPEGTPQRRGDFTRQEYERRQQLKIMEDLDKVLRQKPTTVRGVKKQRPKTVFRDDSVLSHSPAKGFMGTRLNKVYSHSTMNLSSMTNDSGGLTVRKSPSRSHSPSRLRSPGRMSAQNGEKDWENGSTISSPASIPEYTGPKLYKEPSFKSNKFIIHNAITRCCLAGKVNEPQKNKIVEEMEKSTANHFLILFRDASCQFRAVYTMNPETEEMVRLTGIGPRIISPEMVESIYKYSSDRKQFTVIPSKTMSMSVDAFTIPGHFWQKRPGTPKKLGTPK from the exons AGAATGTACCTGCAGAGCTGCGTGACCCCTTCTACTGTGACCAGTATGAGCAGGagcaccttaaaccaccagTCACACGCCTCCTGCAGTCCTCAGAGCTCTACTGCCGCACCTACAGCCTAATACAGGGTGGCACTGGAGTTGAGACACAGCCCAAAGACAATGCTGCCCTGGTGCAGCTCCTCACTCAGAGAGGCCTTCTCTCCAAAGAACAGGATACACCAGTGACTGACGCAGATCTTCAGCATAAACCCATCAAAATG AGTGCTCACCTGGCAGTGATAGATGCCCTGATGGCTGTGGGAGCCATGGAGACGGTGACCACGGTGAAGTCATGTAGTTCTGCAAAGCTACTGGGTGGAGCATCCAGCTGGGAGGATGCTTTGCTTCACTGGGTTAACGAG TTAAACCAGAAGTTGAGTGAAAGTAATGAAGCAGCCCAGAATGACACATCTCAGGCCATTACAGAGCCCCAACCGGTTCAACCCTCG TGTCCTACTCGCTGGTACTGGAAACTTGTTCCT cTTCGCTACAGGAAGGATAAAATTCAGTCCAAACAAAAGCCAATTTTTCCGGTGGTGAATGAAGTCAAAGACCTGTCCAGTGGTTGTGCTGTTGCTGCAGTCATACACTACTATTGCCCTGGCCTGCTTAGACTTGAAG ATGTTTGTATGAAGGACTCCATGTCTGTAGCAGACAGCTTGTACAACCTGCAGTTCATCAAGGAATTCTGTGACAGCTGTCTAAGAAGCTGCTGTCACTTAGCACTAGAGGACATGCTGTATGCTCCACCAGAACTTCAG ctgaactTGCTGAGTTTCCTAGCCGAGCTGCTCAGCTGGTTTGAAGTTCAAAAGCCAGAATTTGTTCAGCCGATAGACACATTAT cTGGATCCACATCAGTAACACCAAGTAGCTTGAGTGGCAACAG TACCTCTCCTTCTATCTTCAAGAAGCCTTTCCTCCCCATCTCCTCTCCTGCATCAG AAGGAGTTGGAAAAACATGGAGCAAGAGACCTCTCAG ccGCCCCTTGTCAGCAGTGTCCTTCAGCATTCCTTTTGGCCTGGATAGTGATGTGGATATTGTAATGGGCAACCCTGTAATAACCCGCTCTGTGAGCTCAGACCAACTCAACCCAGCAGGCCAAAATATGACCCGGGTACCCTTTACCCCCCCTGAAGACCTGAGCCATTTGCTGAGCAAACCCCCTGGCCCTAATGGTCCACAGAGAGCTTCCTGGGCTACCCAAACACCAAGTATTCCACGCTTGGCAGAAGAGAATGGCCTTGTAGCAAGTGAAACAGGAGAACTGCCCACCATAGAAGAGGCTCTTCAAATCATCCACAATGAGAGCAAGATGGAGCCTCGCCTACACCCTGATGGTGCTCCTGATGGCTTCTACCTCCACTCTCCTGATGACCCTGCTAGTTCAAGGCATAAAAACAACTTGGCGCCAATCAGCTGCTCTGCCCCTACACGCTCAGGAATGATGTACAGGCCCGCAGGAGAGTCCAGGGAGCCCACTCGTACCAGAAATGCCTCTGAATGTTCACGGGATGATGACTCAGTCCTGAGAGATGGAAGTGTAGACTCTGATGCATCAGAAGACCTTCCCAAGGCCCAGTCCACTCCATCCACACCGGCTGCTGGTTCACAGTCCTCCAGCGGCCAAGGCAAAGAGACATCTGACAGTGGAGTGAAGATGACCAGCTTTGCAGAACGCAAGAAGAAACAGATCATAGATTCACCCAAAGCCAGTGACCCCTCTACCCCTCAGATGACTACATGGGCACAAAAGTCTGAAGAAAGCCCAAACAAGAGCCCACAACTTAATAATGAAATGTCTGAGCTTGGGGTTAGGCTTGAGGAAAAGCGTAAGGCTATTGAAGCCCAGAAGAAACGCATTGAGGCAATTTTTGCAAAACACAGGCAAAGACTTGGAAAGAGTGCCTTtcttcagttaaaaaaagagCAGCAAGAAGATGAGGGCAAGGAGGACGGAGGGAATGGCCAGACCAGCACCTCATCCACGGAAGAAGACTTGTCTCGTTTGACACTAGAGGAGAGGTTAGCTCGAATGGAGGAAGAAGAGCAACAAGAGCAAGATGAACAGCGCCCTTCAGTGGAGGATGAGGGCAATATCAAAGGAGGGCCTATTATGAAGAAACCTGTCAGTCACTCCAAAGAAAAGGCAGGAACACCAGGAGACAAGGGCCCTGGGACACCAGGGGAGAAAATGGTAGCTCCATTAGGGGACTATAATAATGCTGTATCCAAACTGACTGCAGCTCTTAGCTCCTTGCAGAATGATATGCAGCGACTAACTGAACAGCAAAACCAgttaatgaagaaaaaagctACAGCTTCCAGCAACAAATCATGGGTCATTCCAGCCAGCCCTAAAACCTCCATGCCAGCCCCTCCCCATGCACGCATATCAAGGGAATCCACCCGAGATTTAAATTCAACTTCCTCTTCTCCATCTCCATCCCGCAAAATTACAGACCACACCACTCCTCCTAAATCTCCTCGAGTCCAGCGTAGAGCCCAATCTGTGCCCCCCAAAAGCCCCAAACACCACCAACACAGTCGACCTTTGGATTTAAAGACTCCAACCCTGACAAGGGTTCTCAATCCACCACAAAATGTTGACCGCATTCCGCACCTTCGTCGCATAAATCCATGGCAATCCCAAGTTCAGACCTCATCGTCGTTCTCCATCGGTGACTCTGAAAGCCTGGATGACCTGCGTTCAACTGGGCCATCTCCTTTGACGACGCCTACACTTACCCCTGTACCAACGCCTATCCCAACTCTGCGTCCTGCAGCCGATGACGCATTGTCAGAGGTGGGCTCCATTGATGATCACAGCATATTTAGCATGGACTTAGAGACAGGGCCTTCACACAGTCCTGCAGCTAGGAAGGAAGAGATTTCAGGTGGAGGCAGCAGTTCTGGTGCAGCATCAGAGTGCTCCTTTGAGAGTGATGCCCCTGCAGGGCTGCTAAATGGCAAACGCAGTAGCCTGATAGAGATCTCACTGTCTGCTCTGCGGGGTGACGGGGAAGAGGATGACCAAGTACCTGATGTGTTCTCTGACGCAATGAGTGACCGGACAGAGCAGGACTTGAGAGGAGGAGTTGGTTTCTTTTTCAAG GATGACAAGGAGCGCCCAGAAGATGAGATGGCCCAGCGAAGAGCAGCTTTGCTggagaaacaacaaaagagagcagaggagatgaAAAGGCGAAAACTTgagcaggaaaaagaaaaagaatctaA CAAGCCTCAGTGGATGATTATCGAAGGCTGGGGGAATAAAGGTGAGGAGAGACCCCAGACTCCAGGTACGCCTCCACCTTCACGCACTCCTCCGCCAGAGGGAACTCCTCAGCGCAGAGGAGACTTCACAAGACAGGAGTATGAGAGGAGGCAGCAGCTAAAGATCATGGAAGACTTGGACAAGGTGTTGAGACAGAAACCCACCACAGTTCGTGGTGTCAAGAAGCAGAGACCTAAGACAGTGTTCAGGGATGACTCTGTCCTCTCTCATAGCCCTGCTAAAGGATTCATGG GAACAAGGCTGAACAAGGTTTACTCCCACTCAACCATGAACCTGTCATCCATGACCAATGACTCAGGAGGTCTTACCGTCAGGAAGTCTCCCAG CCGTTCACATTCTCCTTCCCGGTTAAGGTCACCAGGACGAATGAGTGCTCAGAATGGGGAGAAAGACTGGGAGAATGGCTCCACTATTTCCTCCCCTGCTTCAATCCCCGAATACACAG GGCCAAAGCTCTACAAGGAGCCTAGCTTTAAGTCAAACAAATTCATCATCCATAATGCGATCACTCGCTGCTGCCTGGCCGGCAAGGTTAATGaaccacagaaaaacaagaTTGTAGAG GAAATGGAGAAAAGCACTGCCAACCACTTCCTTATCCTATTCAGAGATGCAAGCTGCCAGTTCAGAGCAGTTTACACCATGAACCCTGAAACAGAGGAGATGGTACGGCTCACTGGGATTGGCCCCAGGATCATCTCACCTGAAATGGTTGAATCCATTTACAAGTACAGCTCTGATCGCAAGCAGTTCACTGTCATCCCGTCCAAAACCATGTCCATGAGTGTGGACGCCTTTACTATCCCTGGTCATTTTTGGCAAAAGCGCCCAGGAACTCCCAAGAAGCTTGGTACCCCAAAATAA
- the camsap3 gene encoding calmodulin-regulated spectrin-associated protein 3 isoform X1, giving the protein MGDSPTMRKTFVVPDIKPLDLYDCTKAKICASVGWLLAKSYGSAENVPAELRDPFYCDQYEQEHLKPPVTRLLQSSELYCRTYSLIQGGTGVETQPKDNAALVQLLTQRGLLSKEQDTPVTDADLQHKPIKMSAHLAVIDALMAVGAMETVTTVKSCSSAKLLGGASSWEDALLHWVNELNQKLSESNEAAQNDTSQAITEPQPVQPSCPTRWYWKLVPLRYRKDKIQSKQKPIFPVVNEVKDLSSGCAVAAVIHYYCPGLLRLEDVCMKDSMSVADSLYNLQFIKEFCDSCLRSCCHLALEDMLYAPPELQLNLLSFLAELLSWFEVQKPEFVQPIDTLSGSTSVTPSSLSGNSTSPSIFKKPFLPISSPASGSLTQSTSMSHIEGVGKTWSKRPLSRPLSAVSFSIPFGLDSDVDIVMGNPVITRSVSSDQLNPAGQNMTRVPFTPPEDLSHLLSKPPGPNGPQRASWATQTPSIPRLAEENGLVASETGELPTIEEALQIIHNESKMEPRLHPDGAPDGFYLHSPDDPASSRHKNNLAPISCSAPTRSGMMYRPAGESREPTRTRNASECSRDDDSVLRDGSVDSDASEDLPKAQSTPSTPAAGSQSSSGQGKETSDSGVKMTSFAERKKKQIIDSPKASDPSTPQMTTWAQKSEESPNKSPQLNNEMSELGVRLEEKRKAIEAQKKRIEAIFAKHRQRLGKSAFLQLKKEQQEDEGKEDGGNGQTSTSSTEEDLSRLTLEERLARMEEEEQQEQDEQRPSVEDEGNIKGGPIMKKPVSHSKEKAGTPGDKGPGTPGEKMVAPLGDYNNAVSKLTAALSSLQNDMQRLTEQQNQLMKKKATASSNKSWVIPASPKTSMPAPPHARISRESTRDLNSTSSSPSPSRKITDHTTPPKSPRVQRRAQSVPPKSPKHHQHSRPLDLKTPTLTRVLNPPQNVDRIPHLRRINPWQSQVQTSSSFSIGDSESLDDLRSTGPSPLTTPTLTPVPTPIPTLRPAADDALSEVGSIDDHSIFSMDLETGPSHSPAARKEEISGGGSSSGAASECSFESDAPAGLLNGKRSSLIEISLSALRGDGEEDDQVPDVFSDAMSDRTEQDLRGGVGFFFKDDKERPEDEMAQRRAALLEKQQKRAEEMKRRKLEQEKEKESNKPQWMIIEGWGNKGEERPQTPGTPPPSRTPPPEGTPQRRGDFTRQEYERRQQLKIMEDLDKVLRQKPTTVRGVKKQRPKTVFRDDSVLSHSPAKGFMGTRLNKVYSHSTMNLSSMTNDSGGLTVRKSPSRSHSPSRLRSPGRMSAQNGEKDWENGSTISSPASIPEYTGPKLYKEPSFKSNKFIIHNAITRCCLAGKVNEPQKNKIVEEMEKSTANHFLILFRDASCQFRAVYTMNPETEEMVRLTGIGPRIISPEMVESIYKYSSDRKQFTVIPSKTMSMSVDAFTIPGHFWQKRPGTPKKLGTPK; this is encoded by the exons AGAATGTACCTGCAGAGCTGCGTGACCCCTTCTACTGTGACCAGTATGAGCAGGagcaccttaaaccaccagTCACACGCCTCCTGCAGTCCTCAGAGCTCTACTGCCGCACCTACAGCCTAATACAGGGTGGCACTGGAGTTGAGACACAGCCCAAAGACAATGCTGCCCTGGTGCAGCTCCTCACTCAGAGAGGCCTTCTCTCCAAAGAACAGGATACACCAGTGACTGACGCAGATCTTCAGCATAAACCCATCAAAATG AGTGCTCACCTGGCAGTGATAGATGCCCTGATGGCTGTGGGAGCCATGGAGACGGTGACCACGGTGAAGTCATGTAGTTCTGCAAAGCTACTGGGTGGAGCATCCAGCTGGGAGGATGCTTTGCTTCACTGGGTTAACGAG TTAAACCAGAAGTTGAGTGAAAGTAATGAAGCAGCCCAGAATGACACATCTCAGGCCATTACAGAGCCCCAACCGGTTCAACCCTCG TGTCCTACTCGCTGGTACTGGAAACTTGTTCCT cTTCGCTACAGGAAGGATAAAATTCAGTCCAAACAAAAGCCAATTTTTCCGGTGGTGAATGAAGTCAAAGACCTGTCCAGTGGTTGTGCTGTTGCTGCAGTCATACACTACTATTGCCCTGGCCTGCTTAGACTTGAAG ATGTTTGTATGAAGGACTCCATGTCTGTAGCAGACAGCTTGTACAACCTGCAGTTCATCAAGGAATTCTGTGACAGCTGTCTAAGAAGCTGCTGTCACTTAGCACTAGAGGACATGCTGTATGCTCCACCAGAACTTCAG ctgaactTGCTGAGTTTCCTAGCCGAGCTGCTCAGCTGGTTTGAAGTTCAAAAGCCAGAATTTGTTCAGCCGATAGACACATTAT cTGGATCCACATCAGTAACACCAAGTAGCTTGAGTGGCAACAG TACCTCTCCTTCTATCTTCAAGAAGCCTTTCCTCCCCATCTCCTCTCCTGCATCAG GATCTTTGACTCAGTCTACCTCAATGTCTCATATAGAAGGAGTTGGAAAAACATGGAGCAAGAGACCTCTCAG ccGCCCCTTGTCAGCAGTGTCCTTCAGCATTCCTTTTGGCCTGGATAGTGATGTGGATATTGTAATGGGCAACCCTGTAATAACCCGCTCTGTGAGCTCAGACCAACTCAACCCAGCAGGCCAAAATATGACCCGGGTACCCTTTACCCCCCCTGAAGACCTGAGCCATTTGCTGAGCAAACCCCCTGGCCCTAATGGTCCACAGAGAGCTTCCTGGGCTACCCAAACACCAAGTATTCCACGCTTGGCAGAAGAGAATGGCCTTGTAGCAAGTGAAACAGGAGAACTGCCCACCATAGAAGAGGCTCTTCAAATCATCCACAATGAGAGCAAGATGGAGCCTCGCCTACACCCTGATGGTGCTCCTGATGGCTTCTACCTCCACTCTCCTGATGACCCTGCTAGTTCAAGGCATAAAAACAACTTGGCGCCAATCAGCTGCTCTGCCCCTACACGCTCAGGAATGATGTACAGGCCCGCAGGAGAGTCCAGGGAGCCCACTCGTACCAGAAATGCCTCTGAATGTTCACGGGATGATGACTCAGTCCTGAGAGATGGAAGTGTAGACTCTGATGCATCAGAAGACCTTCCCAAGGCCCAGTCCACTCCATCCACACCGGCTGCTGGTTCACAGTCCTCCAGCGGCCAAGGCAAAGAGACATCTGACAGTGGAGTGAAGATGACCAGCTTTGCAGAACGCAAGAAGAAACAGATCATAGATTCACCCAAAGCCAGTGACCCCTCTACCCCTCAGATGACTACATGGGCACAAAAGTCTGAAGAAAGCCCAAACAAGAGCCCACAACTTAATAATGAAATGTCTGAGCTTGGGGTTAGGCTTGAGGAAAAGCGTAAGGCTATTGAAGCCCAGAAGAAACGCATTGAGGCAATTTTTGCAAAACACAGGCAAAGACTTGGAAAGAGTGCCTTtcttcagttaaaaaaagagCAGCAAGAAGATGAGGGCAAGGAGGACGGAGGGAATGGCCAGACCAGCACCTCATCCACGGAAGAAGACTTGTCTCGTTTGACACTAGAGGAGAGGTTAGCTCGAATGGAGGAAGAAGAGCAACAAGAGCAAGATGAACAGCGCCCTTCAGTGGAGGATGAGGGCAATATCAAAGGAGGGCCTATTATGAAGAAACCTGTCAGTCACTCCAAAGAAAAGGCAGGAACACCAGGAGACAAGGGCCCTGGGACACCAGGGGAGAAAATGGTAGCTCCATTAGGGGACTATAATAATGCTGTATCCAAACTGACTGCAGCTCTTAGCTCCTTGCAGAATGATATGCAGCGACTAACTGAACAGCAAAACCAgttaatgaagaaaaaagctACAGCTTCCAGCAACAAATCATGGGTCATTCCAGCCAGCCCTAAAACCTCCATGCCAGCCCCTCCCCATGCACGCATATCAAGGGAATCCACCCGAGATTTAAATTCAACTTCCTCTTCTCCATCTCCATCCCGCAAAATTACAGACCACACCACTCCTCCTAAATCTCCTCGAGTCCAGCGTAGAGCCCAATCTGTGCCCCCCAAAAGCCCCAAACACCACCAACACAGTCGACCTTTGGATTTAAAGACTCCAACCCTGACAAGGGTTCTCAATCCACCACAAAATGTTGACCGCATTCCGCACCTTCGTCGCATAAATCCATGGCAATCCCAAGTTCAGACCTCATCGTCGTTCTCCATCGGTGACTCTGAAAGCCTGGATGACCTGCGTTCAACTGGGCCATCTCCTTTGACGACGCCTACACTTACCCCTGTACCAACGCCTATCCCAACTCTGCGTCCTGCAGCCGATGACGCATTGTCAGAGGTGGGCTCCATTGATGATCACAGCATATTTAGCATGGACTTAGAGACAGGGCCTTCACACAGTCCTGCAGCTAGGAAGGAAGAGATTTCAGGTGGAGGCAGCAGTTCTGGTGCAGCATCAGAGTGCTCCTTTGAGAGTGATGCCCCTGCAGGGCTGCTAAATGGCAAACGCAGTAGCCTGATAGAGATCTCACTGTCTGCTCTGCGGGGTGACGGGGAAGAGGATGACCAAGTACCTGATGTGTTCTCTGACGCAATGAGTGACCGGACAGAGCAGGACTTGAGAGGAGGAGTTGGTTTCTTTTTCAAG GATGACAAGGAGCGCCCAGAAGATGAGATGGCCCAGCGAAGAGCAGCTTTGCTggagaaacaacaaaagagagcagaggagatgaAAAGGCGAAAACTTgagcaggaaaaagaaaaagaatctaA CAAGCCTCAGTGGATGATTATCGAAGGCTGGGGGAATAAAGGTGAGGAGAGACCCCAGACTCCAGGTACGCCTCCACCTTCACGCACTCCTCCGCCAGAGGGAACTCCTCAGCGCAGAGGAGACTTCACAAGACAGGAGTATGAGAGGAGGCAGCAGCTAAAGATCATGGAAGACTTGGACAAGGTGTTGAGACAGAAACCCACCACAGTTCGTGGTGTCAAGAAGCAGAGACCTAAGACAGTGTTCAGGGATGACTCTGTCCTCTCTCATAGCCCTGCTAAAGGATTCATGG GAACAAGGCTGAACAAGGTTTACTCCCACTCAACCATGAACCTGTCATCCATGACCAATGACTCAGGAGGTCTTACCGTCAGGAAGTCTCCCAG CCGTTCACATTCTCCTTCCCGGTTAAGGTCACCAGGACGAATGAGTGCTCAGAATGGGGAGAAAGACTGGGAGAATGGCTCCACTATTTCCTCCCCTGCTTCAATCCCCGAATACACAG GGCCAAAGCTCTACAAGGAGCCTAGCTTTAAGTCAAACAAATTCATCATCCATAATGCGATCACTCGCTGCTGCCTGGCCGGCAAGGTTAATGaaccacagaaaaacaagaTTGTAGAG GAAATGGAGAAAAGCACTGCCAACCACTTCCTTATCCTATTCAGAGATGCAAGCTGCCAGTTCAGAGCAGTTTACACCATGAACCCTGAAACAGAGGAGATGGTACGGCTCACTGGGATTGGCCCCAGGATCATCTCACCTGAAATGGTTGAATCCATTTACAAGTACAGCTCTGATCGCAAGCAGTTCACTGTCATCCCGTCCAAAACCATGTCCATGAGTGTGGACGCCTTTACTATCCCTGGTCATTTTTGGCAAAAGCGCCCAGGAACTCCCAAGAAGCTTGGTACCCCAAAATAA